The DNA window CCTGAGGACTGGGTTACTTGGGGAGGACGAGGAGGGCGTCGCCGACGCCGCGTTCCGCGCCGTCGGACGGCCGGTTGACCAGCTTGTTCTTCACGACCATGGCCGTCGAGCCGCCGCCGTCGAGGTTGACCGCCTGGCGGGCGCCGAGCCAGCGCATGAGCTGGGCGGCCTCGTGGAAGTTCGCGCCGACGGTGACGCCCGGCTGGCGGCCGTCGACGGTGGCGAGGATGAGGCTGCCGTTCCTGGTGACGCCGAGCAGGGTGCGTGGGTGGCGGCGCAGGATCATGTTGATCGAGTCGTGGCCGTCCCGTTTGGCGGTGATCTGGACCTTGCCGTTGCGGACCAGGTTGACGTTGCCCGCGATGACGTGCAGGTCGGGGGTCAGCTTGAGCGCCCTCCTGGTACGCAGGTCCACGACCTTGGTGTCGACGCGCACCGTCCAGTCCTGCCAGGCGTGCTGGTTGAGCCAGTCGGCGGAGACGCCGTTGCCGTGCAGCACGCGGGTGCCCTTGGCCACGGCGGCGCCGGAGGCGCGCAGGCCCAGCACCTTGCCGTTGGCGTCGAGGACGGCGTCGGTGCCGCCGGTGGGGGTCTTGGCGCCGTACTCCTCGGTGTAGAGGATGAGCTCGTCCACGGCGGCGGCCCGGTTCACGCCGCCCGCCTGGGCCTTCTCGCCGTCCTGGGAGATCACGGTGACGGTGGTGCCGAGTTCGGTGATCTTGGCGGAGCGGCCCTGGAGGACGACCGCCGTACGGCCGGGCACGGCCTCGCTGAGCAGTTTGCCGCCGACGACGGACGCGCCGACGGGCTCGCCGCGCAGGTTCCTGGCGGTGTGGATGTTGAAGAAGCCGCCGTTGACGCCGACGATCGCGCCCGCGGACTTGGCCATCGCGGAGACCGTCTCCCGCTTGGCGACGCTCGCGCCGAGCGAGGCGGCGTACGAGCCGCGGAACGTCCTCGCGTCGATCATGACGACCTTGACGTCCCAGGGGCCGGTGGTCTGGAGCCCGTCGTCGCCGAGGTAGTCGACCTTGACCTTGAGGCCCGCGTCCTTGAGCGCCTTGGCCGCCTTCTCGGCCTTCTTCTTGTCCTTGAGCGACCACAGGCCGACCCGGACCATGTAGACGGTCTGTGAGGGGGCGTCGGCGACGCTCGGCCGTACGACCTCCTGCACGCTCGGCGTCTCGCCGGCGGCCTCGACCTCGGCGGCGACGGCCTCCGCGGTCGGGCGGGTGCCGTAGTCGCGGCCGCTCGGCATCAGGAGGGTGAGCGTGTAGCCGTCGGTCGCGCTGCCGGCTTTGACGTCGTAGAGGTCGATGCCCGGCGCGACGGCGGTCATCGTCCTGGTCGGCGCGGTCTTGGTTCCCAGCGGGAACCTGGCCGACGGGAAGGCCACCGCCGCCTGCTCCGCCGCGACCGAGGCGGCGGGCAGCGTGGTGACGGTGATCGCCGCGGCTATGGCCAGGCCGCCGGCGAGGGTGCGTCGAGACATGAACTCTCCAGAGGGCACGAAAAGGGACCGCACCATACTGGCGAGATCAAGGTTCGCGGGACAGGCGAACACGCGAATTGGTGCCAGGGATTACGAAATAGCCCTGCGCTTTGGTTACACTTTCGGTATGAAGCGCATCAGCATGTGGTGGCGGCCGACAGACGGCCGCTGACATCGCATGCGCAGGGCCGTCTCCGGACGGCCCGCCGACCATGCGCCGGGGTCCTCCTGGGACGGCATCGACCAAGGAGGGAACCTCGATGGACCACGTCGTGCTCACCGGCGACCGCCCGACCGGGCCGCTGCATCTCGGCCACTACTTCGGCTCGCTGGCCAACCGGGTGCGGATGCAGGACGAGCACCGCATGTACGTCCTGATCGCCGACTACCAGGTCATCACCGACCGCGACCGTCCCGGCGAGATCCAGGCCAACATCACCGACCTGCTGCTCGACTACCTGGCCGTGGGGATCGACCCGGCCAAGGTGACGATCTTCCAGCACAGCGCGCTGCCCGAGCTCAACCAGTTGATGCTGCCGTTCCTGAGCCTGGTGTCGGTGTCGGAGCTGAGCCGCAACCCCACCGTGAAGGACGAGATCGCGCACAGCTCGCAGGCCGCGGTGAGCGGGCTGATGTTCACCTATCCGGTGCACCAGGCGGCCGACATCCTGTTCTGCAAGGGCACGCTGGTGCCGGTCGGCCGGGACCAGTTGCCGCACGTGGAGGTGACGCGGCTGGTGGCGCGCCGGTTCAACGAGCGGTACGGCGAGGTGTTCCCGCTGCCCGAGGCCGTCATGGGGGAGCGTCCCCTGCTGAAGGGCCTGGACGGCGGCAAGATGAGCAAGAGCCGCGGCAACGCGATCACGCTGAAGGCCACCGAGGACGAGACGGCCGCGCTCATCAGGAAGGCCCGCACCGACGCCGAGCGGCTGATCACGTTCGACGAGGAGCGCCGCCCGGAGGTGGCGAACCTGCTCACGCTGGCCGGTCTCTGCCTGGGCCGCAAGCCGTGGGAGCTGGCCGACGAGATCGGCGACGGCGGCGGCCTCGCGCTCAAGCGGCTGACCACCGACGCGGTCAACGACTTCCTGCGGCCGATCCGGGCGCGGCGGCGCGAGCTGTCGGCGCCCGACGTGCGGCGGGTGCTGGAGGAGGGCAACGCGCGCGCCCGTGAGCGGGCCGTGGAGACCCTGCGTGAGGTACGCGACGCGATGGGCTTCTAGCCGCTTCTGGCCGGCGAAGGGCCCCGCGGCGCTCAGGTGCGGTTGTCGCGGCGGAAGGACTCCAGGGCGAGGATCGCGACGTGCAGCGACAGGCACGACTCGACGTCGTCGAGGTCGGTGTCGAGGATGCGTTCGAGCCGGCGCAGCCGGTCGTAGAAGGCGGGCCTGGACAGGTGCGCCTTCTGGGCGGCGACCGCCTTGTTGCGCCCCGAGTCGAGGTAGACGCGCAGGATGCGGGTGAGGTCGCCGCCGCGCTGGGCGTCGTGCGCCAGCAGCGGCCCGAGCTCCCGCTCGGCGAACGTCTGCAGCCGCGCGTCGTCGCGCAGCAGGTGGAGCAGCCCGCGCAGGCGCAGGTCGGGCAGGCGGTAGAAGGCGCGGCCGTCCGGCTGGCGGACGGCCACGTCGGCCACCTGCTCGGCCTCCAGGAAGCTGCGGCGTACGTCGCGGATGGACTCCACCACGGACCCGGCGGCGAGCACGAACGCCGCCCCGGGCGGCCACAGCGTGCGGAGCCGGTCGGCGAGGGTGGTCAGCGCGGCCTCGGCCTGGGTGCGCGGCGGCAGCGGCAGCAGGACGCCGACCCGCTCCTGGTCCAGCGCGCCGACGAGGGCGGGCAGCCGGGCGTCCCTGCAGGCCCCGGCGGTGGCCTCGGCCAGCTCGCCGAGCTGGGCCTGGCCGTCGAGCGCCTGGTCGGCAGGCTCGGTCGGCCTGATGACGACGCTGACCAGTTTGCGGCCGGTCAGCGGCACGCCGACGGCGCGGGCGCGGGCGGCCGCCTCGTCGGGGTCGGCGTAGGCGTGGGTGAGGATGCCGGTGATGATCGTGCCGTGGGCCTGGCGCTCCAGCGACTCCTGGTGGCGTTCGAGCAGGCGGCCGAGGGCGAGCGTGGTGGCGGCGCGTTCGGCCAGCACCAGGTCGCGCGGCGACGGCGCGGCGCCGCAGACCAGGATGAGCCGGCCCCAGTCCTGGCCCCGCGCCCCGACGGTGGTGACGAGCCAGCCGGAGGCCGGGTCGTAGGCCGTCCGCCCGGCCGGCGCGACCGCCCGCGACCGGGTCTCCCAGCCGGCCAGCAGGGTGCCCGCGTCGCGCCCGGCGGACTCGCAGGCCAGCACCTGGTGGGCCAGATTCTCCAGCAGCACCGGGCGGCCGGCCAGCCGGGCCACCTGGGCGAGCACCTCCGTCGGCGAGGCGCCCTCGACCGACAGCTCGGTGAAGACCTCGTGGAGCTGCTCGGAGGCGCGCAGCTCCTCAAGCTGGATGTCGATGATCCGCGCGTGCACCGACTCGGTGATCTGCACGAACGGGGTCTCCCTGGTCAGCACGATGACCGGCAGCCCGTGCTCCTCGGCGGACTTGACCACCGCGCGCGGCAGCTCACGGACGAACCGGCGGCCGAGCTCCACGACCAGCCCGGACGCGCCGACGTCGGCGAGCGCGCCGATGTAGTCGGCCAGCTTGTCGGGGTCGTCGGGCAGCGCGACGCCGGTGGTCAGCACCAGCTCGCCGCCGCGCAGCAGGCCGGCGATGTCGGCGATCTCGCCGACGTGGACCCACCGCACCCGCGTGTCCAGCCGGTCGGCGCCCGCGACCACGCGCGGGCCGCCCCGGCGCACGGTTTCGAGTTCGAGGACGTCGGCGATGGTGGGGAGCACGGGGCAGAGCCTAGCCGATCGATCTGTAAGATCGGCAATGCGGCGATTTACGCTCTGTCAGGAGTTGAGGGTCAGGAGTTGAGGGTCAGGAGCCGAGGTCGTCCTCCCGGTATTCCCTGCGGGGCTCGCGCACCCGGAGCTCCACCCGGCGGATCTTGCCGGAGATGGTCTTGGGCAGCTCGCCGAACTCCAGCCGCCGCACCCGTTTGTACGGCGCCAGCCCCCGCCGGCAGTGCTCGAAGATCGACCGCGCCAGCTCCTCGCCGGGCTCGAACCCCGGGGCCGGCGTGACGTACGCCTTGGGCACCGCCAGCCGCACCGGGTCGGGGGCGGGCACCACGGCGGCCTCGGCCACCGCCTCGTGCTCCAGCAGCACGCTCTCCAGCTCGAACGGCGAGATGCGGTAGTCGGAGGCCTTGAAGACGTCGTCGGTGCGGCCCACGTAGGTGATGTAGCCGTCGGCGTCGCGGCTCGCGACGTCGCCCGTGTGGTAGTAGCCGTCGCGCATCGCCTCGCCGGAGCCGCCGACGTAGCCGGCCATGAGGCCCAGCGGGCGGCGGCCGTCGAGCGGGAGGCAGATCTCGCCGTCGTCGCCCTCCTCGCCGGTGTGCGGGTCGAGCAGCGCGATCTCGTAGCCGGGCAGCGGCCGGCCCATCGAGCCCGGCTTCACGGGCTCGCCGGGCGGATTGCCGATCTGCGCGGTGGTCTCGGTCTGGCCGTAGCCGTCGCGGACGGTGATGCCCCACGCCTTGCGCACCTGGTCGATGATCTCCGGGTTGAGCGGCTCGCCGGCGGCCACGGCGGCGCGCAGCGGCAGCTTCCAGGCGGCGAGGTCCTCCTGGATGAGCATCCGCCAGACGGTCGGCGGGGCGCAGAACGTGCTCACGCGCTCGTCCCGCAGGACCTCCAGCAGCGCAGGGGCGGAGAAGCGGCGGTAGTCGTGGACCAGCACGGTGGCGCCGGCGTTCCACGGCGCGAAGACGTTGCTCCAGGCGTGCTTGGCCCAGCCGGGCGAGGAGACGTTGAGGTGCACCTCGCCGGGGCGGACGCCGATCCAGTGCATCGTGGACAGATGGCCGGCCGGGTAGGAGGCGTGCGTGTGCTCGACGAGCTTCGGCTGGGAGGTCGTGCCGGAGGTGAAGTAGAGCAGCAGCGGGTCGCCGGCCCGCGTGGGCCCGTCGGGCTCGAACGCGGCAGGGGCGTCGTACGCCTCGTGGTAGGGCAGCCAGTTGTAGGCGTCGCCGACGGCGATCCTGGTGAACTCGCCCGGCCCGAACTTCCCGGCGTCCTCGGCGTTGGCGATCACGTGCGCGACGCCGCCGCGTTCGACGCGCTCGGCGACGTCCTTGGCCGTCAGCAGCGTGGTGGCGGGGATGACGACCGCGCCCAGCTTCATCGCGGCCAGCAGCGCCTCCCACAGCTCGGGCTGGTTGCCCAGCATGAGCAGGATCCGCTCGCCGCGGCGCACGCCCTGCCGGTGCAGCCAGGTCGCGACCTGGCCGGAGCGGGCCGACAGCTCGGCGAAGGTGTAGACGGCCGGGTGGTCGCCGACGATCTTGAGCGCCACGGCGTCGGGCGTCTCGGCGGCGAGCACCCCGTCGAACCAGTCGAGCGCCCAGTTGAACTCCGTCAGCTCCGGCCAGCGGAAGTCGCGGCGGGCGGTGGCGGGGTCGGCGTTCAGCAGGAGGTCGCGGGCGGCGCGGAAATCGCTCATGTCCGGGATCCTGCTACGTCGCCAGCCGTCGCTCAAGGCCGTCGAGCACCGACACCAGGCCGAAGTCGAAGGCCATCGCGCGCATGACCCGCGGGTCCTCGTCGGGCATGGTGCCGATCGCGTCGAGGAGCTCGGGGTGACCGGCGGCGGCCTTGGTGAGCGCGGCCTGCGCCGCCGCGGTGTCCCAGACGCCCTCCACCGTGGTCTCCCAGGCGATCTCGGGGGTGGTCATGCCGAAGATGAAGGCGGTGAGCGTCGCGCCGGCGAAGTCGATGTCCGTGCCGGTGAACCCGGCCAGCCGGAACGTGCGGCGCATGCGCTCGCTGACGCCGATGGCGTGCGGGCCGAGGGCGGGCAGGCGGCCGATGAGGTCGGCCGACCAGGGGTGCTTGAGCATCGCCTGCCGCATGCTGTGGGCCAGGACGGAGGCGACCTCACGCCAGTGCGCCTCGTCGGGGTCGGGGACGCTGATCTCGGCCCACACCTCGTCGTAGGCCAGCTCCAGCAGGTCGTCCTTGGTGGCGACGTACCAGTAGATGCTGGTGGCGCCGGACATCAGCTTCGCGCCGAGCTTGCGCATGCTCAGCCCGCCGAGCCCCTCGGCGTCCAGCAGTTCGACGGCCGCCTTGACGATCTCCTCGCGGCTGCGCCCGGGGCCGGCGGGTCTGCTGCGCGGCTCACGGGTCCAGACGGAGGTGAACTGCCTGCTCATGTGTCCAGGATAAATCCACTCGCACGCTGTACGAGGACTGTCGTACAGTGTGCGAGTGACCTCGAACACCGTACGAGACCCCCGTCGCTGGTGGATCCTCGTCGTCCTGTGCCTGGCCCTGCTGGTCCTGGTCGTCGACAACACCGTGCTGAACCTGGCGATCCCCGCGCTCAACAAGGACATGGGCGCCACCCCGTCGGACATCCAGTGGATCATCGACGCCTACGTGCTGGCCTACGCCGGCCTCCTGCTCACCTCCGGGGCCCTGTCCGACAAGTACGGCCGCCGCCGCCTGCTGATCATCGGCCTGGTGTTCTTCGGCGGCGCCTCGCTGCTGGCCGCGCTGGTCACGGAGCCCTGGCAGCTCATCGCCGCGCGGGCGCTCATGGGCGTCGGCGGCTCGCTGGTGATGCCGTCCACCTTGTCGATCCTGCTGACCGTCTTCGACGAGGACGAGCGGCGCAAGGCGATGGCCGCCTGGAGCGCCGTGGCGCTGGTCGGCCTGGTGTCGGGCCCGACCCTCGGCGGCTTCCTCCTCGCGCACTACTGGTGGGGCTCGATCTTCCTGCTGAACGTGCCGATCGCGGCCGTCGCCGTCGTCGCCGCCCTCGTGCTCATGCCCGAGAGCCGCAGCGAAGGCCGGCGGATCGACCCCGTCGGCGTCGTGCTGTCCACCGCCGGCCTCACCGCCGCCGTCTACGTCATCATCGAACGCGAGTGGAACATCCCCCTCATCGCGGTGGCGGTGCTCGCGCTGGCCGCCTTCGTGGTGTGGGAGCGCAGGCAGGAGCGGCCCATGCTGCCGCTGCACCTGTTCGCCGACCGCAACTTCGGCGGCGCGTCGTTCTCGATCCTGCTCA is part of the Nonomuraea coxensis DSM 45129 genome and encodes:
- a CDS encoding phosphodiester glycosidase family protein, with protein sequence MSRRTLAGGLAIAAAITVTTLPAASVAAEQAAVAFPSARFPLGTKTAPTRTMTAVAPGIDLYDVKAGSATDGYTLTLLMPSGRDYGTRPTAEAVAAEVEAAGETPSVQEVVRPSVADAPSQTVYMVRVGLWSLKDKKKAEKAAKALKDAGLKVKVDYLGDDGLQTTGPWDVKVVMIDARTFRGSYAASLGASVAKRETVSAMAKSAGAIVGVNGGFFNIHTARNLRGEPVGASVVGGKLLSEAVPGRTAVVLQGRSAKITELGTTVTVISQDGEKAQAGGVNRAAAVDELILYTEEYGAKTPTGGTDAVLDANGKVLGLRASGAAVAKGTRVLHGNGVSADWLNQHAWQDWTVRVDTKVVDLRTRRALKLTPDLHVIAGNVNLVRNGKVQITAKRDGHDSINMILRRHPRTLLGVTRNGSLILATVDGRQPGVTVGANFHEAAQLMRWLGARQAVNLDGGGSTAMVVKNKLVNRPSDGAERGVGDALLVLPK
- the trpS gene encoding tryptophan--tRNA ligase, yielding MDHVVLTGDRPTGPLHLGHYFGSLANRVRMQDEHRMYVLIADYQVITDRDRPGEIQANITDLLLDYLAVGIDPAKVTIFQHSALPELNQLMLPFLSLVSVSELSRNPTVKDEIAHSSQAAVSGLMFTYPVHQAADILFCKGTLVPVGRDQLPHVEVTRLVARRFNERYGEVFPLPEAVMGERPLLKGLDGGKMSKSRGNAITLKATEDETAALIRKARTDAERLITFDEERRPEVANLLTLAGLCLGRKPWELADEIGDGGGLALKRLTTDAVNDFLRPIRARRRELSAPDVRRVLEEGNARARERAVETLREVRDAMGF
- a CDS encoding TetR/AcrR family transcriptional regulator, with product MSRQFTSVWTREPRSRPAGPGRSREEIVKAAVELLDAEGLGGLSMRKLGAKLMSGATSIYWYVATKDDLLELAYDEVWAEISVPDPDEAHWREVASVLAHSMRQAMLKHPWSADLIGRLPALGPHAIGVSERMRRTFRLAGFTGTDIDFAGATLTAFIFGMTTPEIAWETTVEGVWDTAAAQAALTKAAAGHPELLDAIGTMPDEDPRVMRAMAFDFGLVSVLDGLERRLAT
- a CDS encoding AMP-binding protein encodes the protein MSDFRAARDLLLNADPATARRDFRWPELTEFNWALDWFDGVLAAETPDAVALKIVGDHPAVYTFAELSARSGQVATWLHRQGVRRGERILLMLGNQPELWEALLAAMKLGAVVIPATTLLTAKDVAERVERGGVAHVIANAEDAGKFGPGEFTRIAVGDAYNWLPYHEAYDAPAAFEPDGPTRAGDPLLLYFTSGTTSQPKLVEHTHASYPAGHLSTMHWIGVRPGEVHLNVSSPGWAKHAWSNVFAPWNAGATVLVHDYRRFSAPALLEVLRDERVSTFCAPPTVWRMLIQEDLAAWKLPLRAAVAAGEPLNPEIIDQVRKAWGITVRDGYGQTETTAQIGNPPGEPVKPGSMGRPLPGYEIALLDPHTGEEGDDGEICLPLDGRRPLGLMAGYVGGSGEAMRDGYYHTGDVASRDADGYITYVGRTDDVFKASDYRISPFELESVLLEHEAVAEAAVVPAPDPVRLAVPKAYVTPAPGFEPGEELARSIFEHCRRGLAPYKRVRRLEFGELPKTISGKIRRVELRVREPRREYREDDLGS
- a CDS encoding PucR family transcriptional regulator, encoding MLPTIADVLELETVRRGGPRVVAGADRLDTRVRWVHVGEIADIAGLLRGGELVLTTGVALPDDPDKLADYIGALADVGASGLVVELGRRFVRELPRAVVKSAEEHGLPVIVLTRETPFVQITESVHARIIDIQLEELRASEQLHEVFTELSVEGASPTEVLAQVARLAGRPVLLENLAHQVLACESAGRDAGTLLAGWETRSRAVAPAGRTAYDPASGWLVTTVGARGQDWGRLILVCGAAPSPRDLVLAERAATTLALGRLLERHQESLERQAHGTIITGILTHAYADPDEAAARARAVGVPLTGRKLVSVVIRPTEPADQALDGQAQLGELAEATAGACRDARLPALVGALDQERVGVLLPLPPRTQAEAALTTLADRLRTLWPPGAAFVLAAGSVVESIRDVRRSFLEAEQVADVAVRQPDGRAFYRLPDLRLRGLLHLLRDDARLQTFAERELGPLLAHDAQRGGDLTRILRVYLDSGRNKAVAAQKAHLSRPAFYDRLRRLERILDTDLDDVESCLSLHVAILALESFRRDNRT
- a CDS encoding MFS transporter, whose translation is MTSNTVRDPRRWWILVVLCLALLVLVVDNTVLNLAIPALNKDMGATPSDIQWIIDAYVLAYAGLLLTSGALSDKYGRRRLLIIGLVFFGGASLLAALVTEPWQLIAARALMGVGGSLVMPSTLSILLTVFDEDERRKAMAAWSAVALVGLVSGPTLGGFLLAHYWWGSIFLLNVPIAAVAVVAALVLMPESRSEGRRIDPVGVVLSTAGLTAAVYVIIEREWNIPLIAVAVLALAAFVVWERRQERPMLPLHLFADRNFGGASFSILLMSFGAGAVMLMLTQYLQFVLGYSEIQAGLAMLPYAVAAAVFNGVGAALGQRVGNRALVGSGLALMAGGFVVMAMTTGYGGLLAGLVVMGVGGGLAGPSAYASLMNAIPVEHAGVGSALNDTVQQVGVALSIAVLGSVLAGRYTAEMPAGLPEAARESIGGAHLAGLAEPANAAFTSAMHLGSWVGAAFCVAAALLAVSVLRSPKPAADPEPVYSS